In a single window of the Populus alba chromosome 16, ASM523922v2, whole genome shotgun sequence genome:
- the LOC118045952 gene encoding heavy metal-associated isoprenylated plant protein 5-like isoform X2, producing MDAEKEGAKVEGEKKPAAGAGVKKDDGMFISVYKMDMHCEGCAKKIRHAVKHLDGVESVKTDCAGNKLTVMGKVDPAKIKARVEERTKKRVEIVSPQPKKDGGAAAGGGDKKGR from the exons ATGGATGCCGAG AAAGAAGGTGCCAAAGTTGAAGGCGAGAAGAAGCCCGCTGCTGGTGCAGGTGTAAAGAAAGATGATGGCATGTTTATTTCCGTTTACAAGATGGACATGCATTGTGAAGGCTGTGCCAAGAAAATTAGACACGCTGTTAAACATTTAGAcg GTGTGGAAAGTGTAAAGACAGATTGTGCAGGCAACAAACTGACGGTGATGGGGAAAGTTGACCCTGCTAAAATCAAAGCCAGGGTTGAAGAGAGAACTAAGAAGAGAGTTGAGATTGTCTCTCCCCAGCCAAAGAAAGATGGTGGTGCCGCTGCTGGCGGTGGCGATAAAAAAGGCCGATGA
- the LOC118045952 gene encoding heavy metal-associated isoprenylated plant protein 5-like isoform X1, translating to MDAEQKEGAKVEGEKKPAAGAGVKKDDGMFISVYKMDMHCEGCAKKIRHAVKHLDGVESVKTDCAGNKLTVMGKVDPAKIKARVEERTKKRVEIVSPQPKKDGGAAAGGGDKKGR from the exons ATGGATGCCGAG CAGAAAGAAGGTGCCAAAGTTGAAGGCGAGAAGAAGCCCGCTGCTGGTGCAGGTGTAAAGAAAGATGATGGCATGTTTATTTCCGTTTACAAGATGGACATGCATTGTGAAGGCTGTGCCAAGAAAATTAGACACGCTGTTAAACATTTAGAcg GTGTGGAAAGTGTAAAGACAGATTGTGCAGGCAACAAACTGACGGTGATGGGGAAAGTTGACCCTGCTAAAATCAAAGCCAGGGTTGAAGAGAGAACTAAGAAGAGAGTTGAGATTGTCTCTCCCCAGCCAAAGAAAGATGGTGGTGCCGCTGCTGGCGGTGGCGATAAAAAAGGCCGATGA